One stretch of Rosistilla oblonga DNA includes these proteins:
- a CDS encoding DUF4340 domain-containing protein, whose translation MTESGKTGVFWLVASVVVALAAIVAWPRSTETDLAGLIGKPIFEKFNDVLDVSMLKIDRFDEELGQLSSFEVTRDSKTNQWSIPSHDGYPADATEQIRDAATAFLNLEILDVASEVKDDHEKFGVLEPNATSLKVGDEGVGRLVQFENDNGDVLVNLIIGSKVKDSEDQRFVRIPTQDVTYVVKFDDTPLTTKFDSWIEDNLLDLSSFDIEKIGIRDYSIVRTLQGASMQPNFDADILLAENDTWQLEKLDVYEKGKPVAQTLADDQELDGTKLGELRSALDDLKIVDVRRKPDGLSGDLKADAGFMKNDDAVRSLIARGFYPQPTEDGKGEVFAANGELIATLKNGVEYLLRFGEIDQQSMDSPEESEDGSDEDVTGVNRYLLVTARVNEATFPEPELQAVPETWEQLHPEVEAAQPPKTDQPAEPAKSEEAEKPAADELESAPKPEAEKAEEPAKPDADADADSESDADESEASEEEPEGCEAPSEDEEASDEAEPTLLLQDDSDDEAEKPAADAAEEKPADEAKPAAAAEAEEKPAAKPELTAEEKQEELEVAQEGIRKANQRKLDERNDQLEEARKKVRSLNERFADWYYVVPESEYRKIHLSRDELIKKKGTEPEGAAGAGAGPGVPGLPGGQGFPGIPGLPGN comes from the coding sequence GTGACTGAAAGTGGAAAGACAGGCGTCTTTTGGTTGGTCGCATCGGTTGTGGTCGCCTTGGCGGCAATCGTTGCTTGGCCTCGCTCGACCGAGACCGATCTCGCCGGCTTGATCGGGAAACCGATCTTCGAAAAGTTCAACGATGTGTTGGACGTTTCGATGCTGAAAATCGATCGCTTCGACGAAGAGCTTGGGCAACTGAGTTCGTTCGAGGTCACTCGCGATTCGAAAACCAACCAGTGGTCGATCCCATCGCACGACGGTTATCCCGCCGATGCGACCGAACAGATCCGCGACGCAGCGACTGCGTTTTTGAATCTCGAGATCTTGGACGTCGCCAGCGAAGTCAAAGATGATCACGAGAAGTTCGGCGTCTTGGAGCCCAACGCGACCAGTCTGAAAGTCGGCGACGAAGGGGTTGGACGACTGGTCCAATTCGAGAACGATAACGGCGACGTCCTTGTCAATCTGATCATCGGCAGCAAGGTCAAAGACTCCGAAGATCAGCGGTTTGTCCGCATCCCAACTCAGGATGTCACCTATGTTGTCAAATTCGACGACACTCCGCTGACGACCAAATTCGATTCTTGGATCGAAGACAATCTGCTGGACCTCAGCTCGTTCGACATCGAAAAGATCGGCATTCGCGACTACTCGATCGTTCGCACCCTGCAAGGTGCCAGCATGCAGCCGAACTTTGACGCCGACATCTTGTTGGCTGAAAACGATACCTGGCAGCTGGAGAAATTGGACGTTTACGAAAAGGGAAAGCCGGTTGCGCAAACGCTCGCCGACGATCAAGAGCTCGACGGAACCAAGCTGGGTGAATTGCGAAGCGCCCTGGACGACCTCAAGATCGTCGATGTCCGCCGCAAGCCCGATGGACTCTCCGGCGATCTGAAAGCCGACGCGGGCTTCATGAAAAACGACGACGCCGTCCGCTCGTTGATCGCTCGCGGCTTCTATCCGCAACCGACCGAAGATGGCAAGGGCGAAGTCTTTGCTGCCAACGGCGAGCTGATCGCGACGCTGAAAAACGGTGTCGAGTACCTGCTTCGCTTTGGTGAGATCGATCAACAGAGCATGGACAGTCCGGAAGAATCCGAAGACGGATCCGATGAGGACGTCACCGGCGTCAACCGCTATCTGTTGGTTACCGCGCGGGTGAACGAAGCGACGTTCCCCGAGCCCGAACTGCAAGCCGTTCCTGAAACTTGGGAGCAGTTGCATCCCGAAGTCGAAGCGGCCCAGCCACCGAAGACCGACCAACCGGCGGAGCCTGCGAAGAGCGAGGAAGCCGAAAAGCCAGCTGCTGACGAGTTGGAATCGGCTCCGAAACCGGAAGCTGAGAAGGCTGAAGAGCCAGCGAAACCGGATGCTGACGCCGACGCAGATTCAGAATCCGATGCGGATGAATCCGAAGCGAGCGAAGAGGAACCCGAAGGCTGCGAAGCACCTAGCGAAGACGAAGAAGCTTCGGATGAAGCCGAGCCGACTCTGCTGCTGCAAGACGACTCGGACGACGAAGCTGAAAAGCCAGCCGCCGACGCAGCGGAAGAGAAGCCTGCGGATGAAGCGAAGCCAGCCGCTGCTGCTGAAGCCGAAGAAAAGCCTGCTGCCAAGCCGGAACTGACTGCGGAAGAGAAGCAGGAGGAATTGGAAGTCGCCCAGGAAGGGATCCGCAAAGCGAACCAACGCAAGTTGGACGAACGCAACGACCAGTTGGAAGAGGCGCGGAAGAAGGTTCGCAGCCTGAACGAACGCTTTGCCGATTGGTACTACGTTGTTCCCGAAAGCGAATACCGCAAGATCCATCTGTCTCGCGACGAATTGATCAAAAAGAAGGGGACCGAACCTGAAGGTGCAGCGGGCGCGGGAGCTGGTCCAGGCGTCCCAGGTCTGCCGGGCGGACAAGGTTTCCCGGGGATCCCAGGTCTTCCTGGTAACTAG
- a CDS encoding DUF5615 family PIN-like protein: protein MKLNDCRLLADENLHSRVVESLRAMEMDVQSVREEGWSGKPDGELLQLAVEDKRVVVTHDSDFGALAIRRRQAVYGILYLRPGHMQPAKTIALAQSVIRQAIDVTPPFIVVAHCAGEDVTIRVRELARESEGPQ, encoded by the coding sequence GTGAAGCTAAACGACTGCCGTCTGTTGGCGGACGAAAATCTGCATTCGCGGGTGGTCGAATCCCTGCGAGCGATGGAGATGGACGTGCAGTCGGTCCGCGAAGAAGGCTGGAGCGGAAAACCGGACGGTGAACTACTGCAGCTGGCGGTCGAAGACAAGCGAGTGGTTGTAACGCACGACTCCGATTTTGGAGCTTTGGCTATTCGCCGCAGACAAGCTGTCTACGGAATCCTGTACCTGCGTCCGGGCCACATGCAGCCGGCAAAAACGATAGCGCTCGCACAGAGCGTGATACGTCAAGCAATCGACGTAACGCCGCCATTCATCGTTGTGGCTCATTGCGCCGGTGAGGACGTTACGATTCGCGTCCGTGAGTTGGCTCGTGAAAGCGAGGGGCCCCAATGA
- a CDS encoding metallophosphoesterase family protein: MPIHKIPQSRRRFLQTTVVGGGAALLMSSTQRLAAAEADPTVIALLSDTHIPNSPDVEARGINMTENLQRVIGEVVDRKTRPSDLIINGDCAYLKGLPGDYQNLVSCLAPLDRAGISLHLTMGNHDDRQPLYDALSNQRPADAQVTAKHVSVIETPHANFFLLDSLFRVNVVTGEIGAAQIDWLAKQLDARADKPAIVMTHHTPQFAAPAEGKPWSGISDTAALMEVLDSRKHVKAYLYGHSHHWNHSQRGHFQMINLPPVAYVFNDKSPNGWVEAVLTPGEMRLELQTLDPKHPLSGEVVTVALNRV; this comes from the coding sequence GTGCCGATTCACAAGATCCCTCAATCGCGTCGCCGATTTCTCCAAACGACAGTAGTTGGCGGCGGTGCTGCGCTGCTGATGTCATCGACGCAGCGGCTCGCCGCCGCGGAAGCCGATCCCACCGTGATCGCTCTGCTTTCGGATACACACATCCCCAATTCGCCCGATGTCGAGGCGCGGGGGATCAACATGACCGAAAACCTGCAGCGCGTGATCGGCGAAGTCGTCGACCGCAAGACGCGTCCGTCCGATCTGATCATCAACGGCGACTGTGCCTATCTCAAAGGCCTGCCCGGCGACTATCAAAATCTTGTCAGCTGCCTCGCGCCGCTGGATCGGGCAGGGATCTCGCTGCATCTGACGATGGGCAACCACGACGATCGCCAACCGCTGTACGACGCGCTGTCCAATCAACGCCCTGCTGATGCTCAGGTGACGGCAAAACATGTCAGCGTGATTGAGACGCCGCACGCCAATTTCTTCCTGCTCGATTCATTGTTTCGCGTCAACGTGGTGACGGGAGAAATCGGAGCTGCCCAGATCGATTGGCTCGCTAAACAACTCGATGCTCGCGCCGACAAGCCAGCGATTGTGATGACGCACCACACGCCGCAGTTCGCCGCGCCGGCTGAGGGGAAACCGTGGTCGGGGATCTCCGACACCGCGGCACTAATGGAGGTGCTGGACAGCCGCAAGCATGTCAAAGCCTACCTGTATGGTCACTCGCATCATTGGAATCACAGCCAACGCGGCCACTTCCAGATGATCAACCTGCCGCCGGTCGCCTACGTGTTTAACGACAAGAGTCCCAACGGCTGGGTCGAAGCGGTCCTGACACCCGGCGAGATGCGGCTGGAACTTCAAACGCTCGATCCGAAGCATCCGCTGTCTGGCGAAGTTGTCACGGTTGCGTTGAATCGCGTTTAA
- a CDS encoding helix-turn-helix domain-containing protein, with the protein MKVFTTGQVAKICKVAPRTVSKWFDSGRLKGYRIPGSQDRRIPREYLIKFLKEHGMPLGDLEDEAMAKCLIVAQDQVLIENLKRELPPEKSFKVAVAASGFEAGIQAESFSPDCIIVDFSIGKVEAVQICQNLRRNMEFAEVILIALLPDDGQPMSFDRSAINETFKKPFDARLLAERLQTLVGTKKELV; encoded by the coding sequence ATGAAGGTTTTCACTACAGGACAGGTCGCAAAGATCTGTAAAGTCGCACCGCGAACCGTTTCCAAATGGTTTGATTCGGGGCGTTTAAAAGGATATCGCATCCCAGGCAGTCAGGATCGCCGGATTCCGCGCGAATACCTGATCAAGTTCCTCAAGGAACATGGTATGCCCCTGGGCGATCTTGAAGACGAGGCTATGGCCAAATGTCTGATCGTCGCACAGGACCAAGTATTAATTGAGAACCTCAAACGCGAATTGCCACCAGAGAAGTCGTTTAAGGTAGCTGTTGCTGCCAGCGGATTCGAGGCCGGTATTCAAGCTGAGAGTTTTAGTCCCGACTGTATCATCGTCGATTTCTCGATCGGCAAGGTAGAGGCGGTGCAGATTTGCCAAAATCTGCGACGAAATATGGAGTTCGCTGAAGTGATCCTGATCGCATTGCTGCCCGACGACGGGCAACCAATGAGCTTCGATCGTTCGGCGATCAATGAGACATTCAAGAAGCCGTTTGATGCCCGTCTGTTGGCAGAACGCCTTCAAACTTTGGTCGGAACGAAGAAAGAGCTCGTGTAG
- the thiS gene encoding sulfur carrier protein ThiS — MIEVTVNGQAQQIEGPMSVAALLEIVEIPGPYLAVELNEDVVPREHHGDQQVAAGDRIEVVTLVGGG; from the coding sequence ATGATCGAAGTTACCGTCAACGGCCAGGCTCAACAGATCGAAGGCCCGATGAGCGTCGCAGCGCTGTTGGAGATCGTCGAAATCCCCGGCCCCTATCTGGCCGTCGAACTCAACGAAGACGTGGTGCCGCGCGAACATCACGGTGACCAGCAAGTTGCGGCGGGAGACCGTATCGAAGTCGTCACGCTCGTCGGCGGGGGCTGA
- a CDS encoding serine/threonine protein kinase gives MSHKTHLSDAKTAFQASALTSELITPAQLAEAVAALRAGGQKVDDKLLAAALVRDGLLTGYQAEQLKAGRTKLNLGPYIITDFIGQGGMGQVFKGVHKVMGRECAVKVLPLQKVTDETRNNFLHEIRMQAGLDCQYLVRAFDAGKDGQIHYLVTEYVPGTDLRRHIKKNGALPVSEAALYIHQAALGLDYAHQQGLVHRDVKPGNILVTPRGRAKVSDVGLAAWSTAMSSDPRAGKIVGTADYLSPEQILTPDNIGPASDIYGLGCTLYYCICGKVPYPGGNTASKCRRHCEDLPMHPRKFAEDIPEEFVDIIADMMEKDPNDRIASAAEVAARLEPWLEDVQALGDRPITRGPWLEPPPPGVDPYSGTGIAGQGSGQISASGDANDSTAASVGDTMNSASGIVPPPPMPGYEIAISSKPNTGMQVAIALAIAIPFSLMIGAIIGFYVHDKLQ, from the coding sequence ATGTCCCATAAAACGCATCTCTCCGACGCCAAGACTGCATTCCAAGCCTCGGCGCTTACCAGCGAATTGATCACTCCGGCCCAGCTGGCCGAAGCTGTCGCCGCCCTCCGTGCCGGTGGGCAGAAGGTCGACGACAAACTATTAGCCGCGGCGCTGGTCCGCGATGGTTTGCTGACCGGTTATCAAGCCGAGCAGTTGAAGGCGGGAAGGACGAAGCTGAACCTTGGCCCCTACATCATCACCGACTTCATCGGCCAGGGAGGGATGGGGCAGGTATTCAAAGGTGTGCATAAGGTGATGGGGCGAGAGTGCGCTGTCAAAGTGCTGCCGCTGCAGAAGGTGACCGATGAGACGCGGAACAACTTTCTGCACGAGATCCGGATGCAAGCGGGACTCGATTGCCAGTATCTGGTCCGCGCGTTTGATGCCGGCAAAGATGGCCAGATCCATTACCTGGTCACCGAATACGTGCCGGGGACCGACCTGCGTCGGCATATCAAGAAGAATGGTGCGTTGCCGGTTTCCGAAGCCGCACTCTACATCCATCAAGCTGCGTTGGGACTCGATTACGCCCACCAACAGGGACTGGTCCATCGCGACGTGAAGCCGGGGAACATCTTGGTGACGCCGCGCGGCCGGGCGAAGGTTTCCGACGTGGGGCTGGCGGCGTGGAGCACGGCGATGTCGAGCGACCCGCGAGCGGGGAAGATCGTCGGCACCGCGGATTATCTGTCTCCCGAGCAGATCCTGACGCCCGACAACATCGGCCCGGCGAGCGATATCTACGGGCTGGGCTGCACGCTTTATTACTGTATCTGCGGCAAGGTCCCCTATCCCGGTGGCAACACGGCGTCGAAGTGCCGGCGGCATTGCGAGGATCTGCCGATGCACCCGCGGAAGTTCGCCGAGGACATCCCGGAGGAATTTGTCGACATCATCGCCGACATGATGGAAAAAGATCCCAACGATCGGATCGCTTCGGCTGCGGAAGTTGCCGCGCGGCTGGAACCTTGGCTGGAGGATGTGCAGGCCTTGGGAGACCGCCCGATCACCCGCGGCCCATGGTTGGAACCGCCGCCGCCCGGCGTCGATCCCTACAGTGGCACAGGGATCGCGGGACAGGGTTCGGGGCAGATTTCCGCCTCCGGCGACGCTAACGATTCAACGGCAGCCAGTGTTGGCGACACGATGAACAGCGCCAGCGGGATCGTCCCGCCGCCACCGATGCCGGGATACGAGATCGCGATCTCGAGCAAGCCGAACACCGGGATGCAAGTAGCGATTGCGCTTGCGATTGCGATCCCGTTTAGTTTGATGATCGGTGCGATCATCGGCTTTTACGTTCACGACAAATTGCAATAA
- a CDS encoding PIG-L deacetylase family protein, producing MPSVLAIAAHPDDIEFVMAGTMLQLARRGWDLHYMNVCDGSRGSTRLSETECAATRLGEAQQAAKVLGATFYGPVARDMEVLYLPEYYSKIAAVVRRSKASIVLTHSPVDYMEDHETVCRMAVTAAFMHAMPNFVTDPPEATYDEPVTVYHAQPHGNKTPMGEPVVPHFYVDTTDVIDQKFEALGCHESQRAWLDSSQKMDSYTETMRTIGREVGRMSGKFEYAEGWRRREHWGFCGPDDDPLRAALGDVSVDG from the coding sequence ATGCCATCGGTTCTTGCCATCGCCGCCCATCCAGACGACATCGAATTTGTGATGGCCGGGACGATGTTACAGCTAGCCCGCCGCGGCTGGGATCTGCATTACATGAACGTCTGCGACGGCAGCCGCGGATCGACGCGGTTGAGCGAGACCGAGTGCGCTGCGACTCGCTTGGGTGAAGCTCAACAGGCGGCCAAGGTTTTGGGAGCGACATTTTACGGTCCGGTCGCTCGCGACATGGAAGTGCTGTACCTGCCCGAATATTACAGCAAGATCGCCGCGGTCGTTCGGCGGTCCAAGGCGAGCATCGTGCTGACGCATTCGCCGGTCGACTACATGGAAGATCATGAAACCGTCTGCCGAATGGCGGTTACCGCGGCGTTCATGCACGCCATGCCCAACTTCGTCACCGATCCGCCAGAAGCGACTTACGACGAACCCGTCACGGTTTATCACGCCCAGCCGCACGGCAACAAAACGCCGATGGGCGAACCGGTCGTGCCTCACTTCTACGTCGACACCACCGACGTGATCGACCAGAAGTTCGAAGCGCTTGGGTGCCACGAGAGCCAGCGGGCTTGGTTGGATTCGAGCCAGAAGATGGACTCGTACACCGAGACGATGCGGACGATCGGCCGCGAGGTGGGACGCATGTCGGGCAAGTTCGAATACGCCGAGGGTTGGCGTCGTCGCGAGCACTGGGGCTTCTGCGGTCCCGACGACGATCCGCTGCGAGCGGCATTGGGCGACGTAAGCGTCGACGGCTAA
- a CDS encoding DNA methyltransferase produces MALELNRLHQGDCVEKLAEIEAGTIDLCFADPPFNIGYKYDVYDDRQDDGDYLDWCQQWMAGVHRALRPDGTFWLAIGDEYAAELKVRATRELGFVCRSWVIWYYTFGVNCKYGFSRSHTHLFHFVKDPEAFTFNSDDPAIRVPSARQLVYGDGRANPKGRLPDNTWVLRPQDLPEGFQSDGDTWYFPRVAGTFKERQGFHGCQMPEQLMGRIVRACSNPGDTVLDPFAGSGTTLVVAKKLGRQWLGSELSPEYAARIEQRLDETEVGAPLSGAENPLTSVPNTANGKRQRGITAAAQSRNGKAAVKPKATKKKPAKAKPAKKKPSKKKAAQQTPAKKKAAAPKKGTAKLAKAESPSKKRPAKKTSAVKKSTAKKTAVKKTAVPKAAVKKAAATKTVVKKAVAAKVSPEAKPATAAEAKTKKGAVKKKAIAKATPKKVAAVSTQSEPPATKKGAKKKASARQTTAAKATPKKKVAKKRPEAKSTPKKSVKKKVETKQVAAATKKSKPKKAAKSTAAKQVAAKKVVVKKVAVKKRVAKKASAATQTAEAPQPSSESRPVETTAAAKKAAPKKRAVKKSTATKKASKPVAVKQTPAEVAPTKKRSSKRAQKKAAGKPPETATTDELKPLETTPSSEDTPQPEPAPVKIRQPELF; encoded by the coding sequence GTGGCACTGGAATTAAACCGATTGCATCAAGGCGATTGCGTCGAGAAGCTGGCGGAGATCGAAGCGGGGACGATCGACCTCTGCTTCGCCGACCCGCCGTTTAACATCGGATACAAATACGACGTCTATGACGATCGCCAGGACGATGGCGATTATCTCGATTGGTGCCAGCAATGGATGGCGGGAGTCCACCGTGCGCTGCGCCCCGACGGGACGTTCTGGCTGGCGATCGGCGATGAATACGCGGCGGAGCTGAAGGTCCGCGCGACTCGCGAGCTTGGATTTGTCTGCCGCAGCTGGGTGATCTGGTACTACACCTTCGGCGTGAACTGCAAATATGGCTTCAGCCGCTCGCACACGCATCTGTTTCACTTCGTCAAAGATCCCGAAGCGTTTACGTTTAATTCGGACGATCCGGCGATCCGCGTCCCCTCGGCTCGCCAGTTGGTCTATGGCGATGGCCGCGCCAATCCGAAAGGCCGCCTGCCCGATAACACTTGGGTGCTGAGGCCTCAGGATCTGCCCGAGGGATTCCAGAGCGATGGCGATACGTGGTACTTCCCCCGAGTCGCGGGAACCTTCAAGGAGCGCCAAGGCTTCCACGGCTGCCAGATGCCCGAACAGCTGATGGGGCGGATCGTCCGCGCCTGTTCCAATCCTGGCGATACGGTTCTCGATCCCTTTGCCGGCAGCGGGACCACGCTGGTGGTCGCGAAGAAGCTTGGGCGGCAATGGCTGGGATCGGAATTGTCTCCCGAATATGCAGCCCGCATCGAACAACGACTGGACGAAACCGAAGTTGGCGCTCCGTTGAGTGGAGCGGAGAACCCGCTGACCAGCGTTCCCAACACCGCCAACGGCAAACGGCAGCGTGGCATCACCGCCGCCGCGCAGTCGCGCAACGGCAAAGCTGCTGTAAAACCGAAGGCAACAAAGAAGAAGCCCGCAAAAGCGAAGCCAGCGAAAAAGAAGCCGTCGAAAAAGAAGGCTGCTCAGCAGACGCCAGCGAAGAAGAAAGCCGCGGCGCCGAAGAAGGGCACGGCGAAACTGGCGAAAGCGGAATCGCCCTCGAAGAAGCGTCCCGCCAAGAAGACGTCGGCAGTGAAGAAGTCCACTGCAAAGAAGACTGCAGTGAAGAAGACTGCAGTACCGAAGGCCGCGGTGAAGAAGGCCGCAGCGACGAAGACTGTGGTCAAGAAAGCGGTTGCGGCCAAGGTCTCGCCGGAGGCGAAGCCGGCGACGGCGGCCGAGGCGAAGACGAAAAAGGGAGCTGTCAAAAAGAAGGCGATCGCCAAAGCGACGCCCAAGAAGGTAGCCGCTGTTTCGACGCAGTCCGAACCGCCGGCGACTAAGAAGGGGGCAAAAAAGAAAGCCTCGGCGCGGCAGACTACTGCCGCCAAAGCGACGCCGAAGAAGAAGGTTGCGAAGAAGCGGCCGGAAGCAAAATCGACGCCAAAGAAATCTGTGAAGAAGAAGGTGGAGACGAAACAGGTCGCTGCGGCGACGAAGAAATCGAAGCCGAAGAAAGCTGCCAAGTCGACAGCTGCGAAGCAGGTTGCCGCGAAGAAGGTCGTGGTGAAAAAGGTCGCGGTGAAGAAGCGAGTCGCGAAGAAGGCGTCGGCCGCGACGCAGACCGCGGAGGCTCCGCAACCGTCAAGCGAGAGCCGACCGGTCGAGACGACAGCCGCTGCGAAGAAGGCTGCGCCCAAGAAGCGAGCTGTCAAAAAGTCGACGGCGACAAAGAAGGCGTCAAAGCCGGTGGCAGTAAAACAGACGCCAGCGGAAGTCGCGCCGACCAAAAAGCGATCGTCGAAGCGAGCTCAAAAGAAGGCTGCCGGCAAACCGCCGGAAACCGCAACGACGGACGAGTTGAAGCCGCTGGAAACTACGCCGTCGTCAGAAGACACGCCCCAACCCGAGCCCGCTCCCGTCAAGATTCGCCAACCCGAACTCTTCTAG
- a CDS encoding polysaccharide deacetylase family protein, translating to MSPPIADLSLDLDNLWAYLRTHGDAQWETFPSYLPTVVPHFLEIFDRLNLRATVFVVGQDAALEKNHGPLRQIVDAGHEIGNHSFNHEPWLQRYSREQLVDEFEQTEAALAKLTDQAIVGFRGPGFSLSADVLQLLCERGYQFDGSTFPTFLGPMARAYYLMTSSFSSAEKEDRSEMFGSLRDGLRPLKPYWWTTPSGRVLELPVSTIPIVRAPFHFSYLCFLAQVSPRLAELYFRIALAICRLTRTSPSLLLHPLDFLGGDEVPQMSFFPGMKLTGDVKRAFSERMLAIYAKQFEVLPMGEHAVRIGTKVTNSRTF from the coding sequence ATGTCGCCTCCGATCGCTGACCTTTCGTTAGACCTCGACAATCTGTGGGCCTACCTGCGGACTCATGGCGACGCCCAATGGGAGACGTTTCCATCGTATCTGCCGACCGTTGTGCCTCACTTTCTGGAGATCTTCGACCGGCTGAATCTCCGAGCTACGGTCTTCGTGGTCGGGCAAGACGCTGCGTTAGAAAAGAACCATGGCCCGCTGCGACAGATCGTCGACGCGGGACATGAGATCGGCAACCATTCGTTCAACCACGAACCGTGGCTGCAACGCTACTCTCGCGAACAATTGGTCGACGAGTTCGAGCAGACCGAAGCTGCGCTGGCGAAGCTCACGGACCAGGCGATCGTCGGCTTCCGCGGGCCGGGCTTCAGCCTGTCGGCCGATGTGCTGCAGTTGCTGTGCGAGCGCGGCTATCAATTCGACGGCTCCACCTTTCCGACCTTCCTGGGCCCGATGGCGCGGGCCTACTATTTAATGACATCCTCTTTCTCGTCGGCAGAGAAGGAGGACCGGTCGGAAATGTTCGGCTCGCTGCGCGATGGTCTGCGTCCGCTGAAACCCTACTGGTGGACAACGCCCAGCGGTCGCGTGCTGGAGCTGCCCGTCTCGACGATCCCGATCGTGCGAGCTCCGTTTCACTTCAGCTACCTCTGCTTCTTGGCTCAGGTCTCTCCGCGATTGGCGGAACTCTATTTCCGAATCGCCCTAGCGATCTGTCGGCTAACACGGACCAGCCCGTCGCTGTTGTTACATCCGCTGGACTTCTTGGGGGGCGATGAGGTGCCGCAGATGAGCTTCTTTCCGGGAATGAAACTCACAGGGGACGTGAAGCGTGCGTTTAGCGAGCGGATGTTGGCGATCTACGCTAAGCAATTTGAAGTACTGCCAATGGGGGAACATGCCGTGCGAATCGGTACAAAGGTTACGAACTCGCGAACGTTCTGA
- a CDS encoding DUF433 domain-containing protein — protein sequence MFDRIVCDPEILSGKPTVKGTRISVEIILEWLASGASPEEIVSEYDHLSIEDVQQALRYAAAALHDNLVIQTKVAS from the coding sequence ATGTTCGATCGAATCGTCTGTGATCCGGAAATTCTGAGCGGCAAACCGACAGTCAAAGGAACGCGGATCAGCGTCGAGATCATTCTCGAATGGCTCGCGAGCGGCGCGAGCCCGGAGGAAATCGTTTCCGAATACGACCATCTGTCGATCGAAGATGTTCAGCAAGCGCTCCGCTATGCCGCCGCTGCTCTGCACGACAACTTGGTGATACAGACCAAAGTCGCGTCGTGA
- a CDS encoding thiazole synthase — MSTAIPSNDSATDPPLVVGKHMLASRLIVGTGRYDTMPQMAESLEASGADCVTVAVRRERLYDRNGQNILDFIDPDRYTLLPNTAGCYNATDAIRAARLGREILRNLGNAGADWVKLEVLGDSKTLLPDPVETLKACEELVKEGFSVLCYTSDDPIMARRLKQVGAASVMPAGSPIGSGQGLLNPNNLRIILEYLKLDDPDYPVIVDAGVGTASDVAEAFELGADGVLLNTAIAHARDPIRMSRAMRAAASAGRDAFLAGRIPKRLYAQASSPTEGVISSRPYQ; from the coding sequence ATGTCAACAGCCATTCCTAGCAACGATTCCGCGACCGATCCTCCCTTGGTCGTCGGCAAACATATGCTCGCCAGCCGCTTGATCGTCGGGACGGGACGATACGATACGATGCCGCAGATGGCGGAATCGTTGGAAGCTTCGGGGGCCGATTGCGTCACCGTCGCGGTCCGCCGCGAACGGCTTTACGACCGAAACGGCCAGAACATCCTCGATTTCATCGATCCGGATCGCTACACGCTGCTCCCCAACACCGCCGGCTGCTACAACGCGACCGATGCGATTCGAGCGGCTCGACTGGGGCGCGAGATCCTCCGGAACCTGGGCAATGCCGGCGCCGACTGGGTCAAACTGGAAGTCCTCGGCGACAGCAAAACTCTGCTGCCCGATCCGGTCGAAACACTGAAAGCCTGCGAAGAACTGGTCAAAGAAGGCTTTAGCGTCCTCTGCTACACCAGCGACGATCCGATCATGGCGCGGCGGCTGAAACAAGTCGGTGCGGCCAGCGTAATGCCAGCGGGCAGCCCGATCGGCAGCGGCCAGGGGCTGCTGAACCCGAACAACCTGCGGATCATTCTGGAATACCTGAAGCTGGATGATCCCGATTACCCGGTGATCGTCGACGCGGGAGTCGGCACGGCAAGCGATGTCGCCGAGGCGTTTGAGCTGGGGGCCGATGGCGTTCTATTAAACACAGCGATCGCGCACGCGCGGGATCCGATTCGGATGTCCCGAGCGATGCGAGCCGCCGCCTCCGCCGGCCGCGACGCGTTTCTCGCCGGCCGGATTCCGAAGCGGCTGTACGCTCAAGCGAGCAGCCCAACCGAAGGCGTGATCAGCAGCCGCCCGTATCAATAG